In Lactococcus garvieae subsp. garvieae, the following proteins share a genomic window:
- a CDS encoding DUF2142 domain-containing protein — translation MTNSFEEKIPRIYLTLALAFGVILSLAMPFFNEPDGQYHFMVSSAITNHTVDISRYGETAVGTGMDNQKESYQKGTRFEKYYLTKATIMSPLQSPRNLDLDNKLSYKYLGHIVPAMGIWVGHRVYSSLGVMITFGRLLSMVVYSLAMYFIIKKLKFGQLLFMLVSLSPVVVNQFASLSYDALGYVVVAAIVALAMNTLINRRIDKVSLLQMLFLGASSFVLVKPNLLLANLLFPGVIFYVKWMENTHGVRGLSKLKAYMEEKGLFSPKCKIIAMSAIALLGFSVATYVTSPKGGIFEVVSRIWMSMTFQFNNTMSAGSDMGLLVSPYAGFNYMPVWLLGLWFVMVALVLLADKNEHDSNFISVISLIVATLGVLSVYYGFLFYGSINPSFGLRFGIQGVQGRYSTPFLLIIPLIVSNKNLKLKRIGYNRTVFFVVIGIILSNFLLVFNTLWAMIYV, via the coding sequence ATGACAAATAGTTTTGAAGAGAAAATCCCCCGAATTTACCTGACTTTAGCTCTAGCTTTTGGTGTGATTCTATCCTTAGCGATGCCTTTTTTCAATGAACCTGATGGTCAGTACCATTTTATGGTTTCAAGTGCGATAACCAATCATACTGTGGACATTTCACGATATGGTGAAACTGCTGTTGGAACAGGTATGGATAATCAAAAAGAGTCTTATCAAAAAGGAACTCGCTTTGAAAAATATTATTTGACCAAAGCCACCATTATGTCTCCTTTACAATCGCCTCGGAATTTAGATTTAGATAACAAGTTGAGTTATAAGTATTTAGGACATATTGTCCCAGCAATGGGAATTTGGGTAGGTCATAGAGTATATTCTTCTTTAGGAGTGATGATTACATTTGGCCGTTTGTTGTCGATGGTGGTTTATAGTTTGGCCATGTATTTTATTATAAAAAAATTAAAATTTGGTCAACTATTGTTCATGCTTGTAAGTCTTAGCCCAGTAGTGGTAAATCAATTTGCCAGCTTGTCTTATGATGCGCTTGGCTATGTTGTAGTAGCAGCTATAGTTGCTTTGGCAATGAACACCCTTATTAACCGAAGGATTGATAAAGTTTCACTTTTACAGATGCTTTTCTTAGGAGCGAGTTCTTTTGTACTAGTTAAGCCGAATTTATTACTGGCCAATTTATTATTCCCTGGTGTTATTTTCTATGTAAAATGGATGGAAAATACACATGGTGTCCGTGGTTTATCTAAATTGAAGGCTTATATGGAAGAGAAAGGGCTTTTTTCACCTAAGTGCAAGATAATTGCTATGAGCGCTATTGCTCTGTTAGGATTTTCTGTTGCTACGTATGTGACCAGTCCTAAAGGTGGAATCTTTGAGGTTGTCTCTAGGATTTGGATGTCCATGACTTTCCAATTTAATAATACTATGAGTGCGGGAAGTGATATGGGCTTGTTAGTTTCCCCATATGCCGGCTTTAATTATATGCCAGTTTGGCTTCTCGGACTGTGGTTTGTAATGGTTGCACTAGTCTTGCTAGCGGATAAAAACGAACATGATTCGAATTTTATAAGTGTTATTTCCTTGATTGTTGCTACACTTGGAGTTCTTTCTGTTTATTATGGCTTCTTATTTTATGGAAGTATAAATCCAAGTTTTGGATTAAGATTCGGTATACAGGGAGTGCAAGGAAGGTATTCTACGCCATTTTTACTCATTATTCCTTTGATTGTTTCTAATAAAAACCTTAAGTTAAAAAGGATAGGGTATAATAGAACCGTATTCTTTGTGGTTATTGGAATTATTCTTTCCAATTTCCTCCTTGTGTTCAATACCTTGTGGGCTATGATTTATGTTTGA
- the glf gene encoding UDP-galactopyranose mutase: MKYNTKNYDYLIVGTGPYGSIFAHEAAKRGKRVLMLEKRNHVGGNMYTRKEHGINVHEYGAHIFHTDNKEVWDYIQQFTEFNGYINQVVANYKGELYNLPFNMNTFYQMWGVKTPEEAAAKIEEQRASAGIFGASKNLEEQAISLIGTDIYEKLIKGYTEKQWGRPATELPAFIIRRLPVRYIFDNNYFNHRYQGVPVDGYTAIFDKMLASDLIDIQLDTDFLADKETYLEEFPRIVYTGMIDAFFDYKHGELEYRSVRFESETFDSDNVQGNAVINYTDRETPYTRVMEWRHFDQQADQGKSIVTKEYPQDWDRTKEAYYPVNDQKNSDLFKKYRQEAVKVDNVIFGGRLGNYQYYDMDQVFGAALKVVEKEFGNKD, translated from the coding sequence ATGAAATATAATACAAAAAACTATGACTACCTTATTGTCGGCACAGGCCCTTATGGTTCAATTTTTGCCCATGAAGCAGCAAAACGTGGCAAACGAGTTCTAATGCTTGAAAAACGTAATCACGTTGGTGGTAATATGTATACCCGTAAAGAACATGGTATTAATGTTCATGAATATGGGGCACACATTTTCCATACGGATAATAAAGAAGTTTGGGATTATATTCAACAATTTACAGAGTTTAATGGTTATATTAATCAGGTTGTTGCAAACTATAAGGGAGAACTTTATAATCTTCCATTTAACATGAATACCTTCTACCAAATGTGGGGTGTGAAAACACCTGAAGAGGCGGCAGCTAAAATAGAAGAACAACGTGCATCAGCAGGTATCTTTGGTGCGTCTAAAAATCTGGAAGAACAAGCTATTTCATTGATTGGTACAGATATTTATGAAAAACTGATTAAAGGTTACACAGAAAAACAATGGGGGCGCCCAGCAACAGAACTTCCAGCTTTCATTATTCGTCGTTTACCTGTACGTTATATTTTTGATAATAACTACTTTAACCACCGTTATCAAGGCGTACCAGTTGATGGCTATACAGCAATCTTTGATAAAATGCTAGCAAGCGATTTGATTGATATTCAGCTTGATACAGATTTCTTGGCTGATAAAGAAACATATCTTGAAGAGTTTCCACGTATTGTCTATACAGGTATGATTGACGCGTTCTTTGATTATAAGCATGGTGAATTAGAATACCGTTCTGTTCGCTTTGAAAGTGAAACATTTGATTCAGATAATGTTCAAGGCAATGCGGTTATCAATTATACTGATCGTGAAACACCATATACACGTGTCATGGAATGGCGTCATTTTGATCAGCAGGCAGATCAAGGGAAATCAATTGTCACCAAGGAATATCCACAAGATTGGGATCGCACAAAAGAAGCCTACTACCCCGTTAATGACCAAAAAAATTCAGACTTGTTTAAAAAATACCGCCAAGAAGCAGTTAAGGTTGACAACGTGATTTTTGGAGGACGTTTGGGTAATTACCAGTATTATGATATGGACCAAGTTTTTGGCGCAGCCTTAAAAGTTGTAGAAAAAGAATTTGGCAACAAGGATTAA
- a CDS encoding beta-1,6-galactofuranosyltransferase — MAKFYFSFDGNQANNGGNKAREDAAFIFHKNGYQAITTKFISEKVSVLRYLMFIPFGIFSVLNLKPQSEVIMNFHQFPFRERLVFYMLRKLKKRKQLKLVALIHDLPELQYNRSFDNKCYKIDNLRSFDLIIAHNPSMKKWLVEQNFSEQNIVSLQIFDYLTDAEPQGGRYGKEIIIAGNLRQDKTKYLSSLDKINDVKFNLYGPNLDMDLSNINNIEYIGNFSPAEVITKISGSYGLVWDSESLEGGQGYMGAYQRYNNPHKVSLYLAAGFPVIVWKEAALAPFVLENNIGVVVENLTEISVCLENLSEAQYTEMKQNVSEIGKKLRNGFYLSEAIKQLEK; from the coding sequence ATGGCAAAATTTTATTTTTCGTTTGATGGGAATCAAGCAAATAATGGTGGGAATAAAGCTCGAGAAGATGCAGCTTTCATTTTTCATAAAAATGGCTACCAAGCGATAACAACTAAGTTTATTTCAGAAAAAGTATCGGTACTACGTTACCTAATGTTTATTCCTTTTGGGATATTTTCGGTTCTCAATTTGAAACCTCAAAGTGAAGTAATCATGAATTTTCATCAGTTTCCTTTTAGAGAGAGATTAGTTTTCTACATGTTGAGAAAGCTGAAAAAAAGAAAGCAGTTGAAGCTTGTAGCTTTGATTCATGATTTACCAGAGCTACAATATAACCGATCATTTGATAATAAGTGTTATAAAATTGATAATCTGCGTAGCTTTGACCTGATTATCGCGCATAATCCTTCAATGAAAAAATGGCTGGTGGAACAAAACTTTTCAGAACAAAATATTGTTTCTTTACAAATATTCGACTATCTTACCGATGCAGAGCCTCAAGGTGGTAGATATGGTAAAGAAATCATTATTGCTGGAAATTTAAGGCAAGATAAAACCAAGTATTTATCAAGCTTAGACAAAATAAATGATGTGAAATTTAATTTATATGGCCCGAATTTAGATATGGATTTATCTAATATAAATAATATAGAATATATTGGGAATTTCTCGCCAGCTGAAGTTATTACGAAAATTTCAGGTTCATATGGCTTGGTTTGGGATAGCGAATCTTTAGAAGGCGGGCAAGGATATATGGGAGCCTACCAACGCTATAACAACCCGCATAAGGTATCGTTATACCTTGCTGCAGGATTTCCAGTTATTGTATGGAAAGAAGCGGCTCTCGCTCCATTTGTTTTAGAGAATAATATCGGAGTAGTGGTTGAAAACTTGACAGAAATATCAGTATGTCTTGAAAATTTGTCAGAAGCTCAGTATACAGAAATGAAGCAAAATGTAAGTGAGATTGGTAAAAAACTGAGAAATGGTTTTTATTTGTCAGAAGCAATCAAACAATTGGAAAAATAA
- a CDS encoding polysaccharide biosynthesis C-terminal domain-containing protein — protein MKVLKNYILNSSYQLLIVIIPIITIPYISRVLGPEGIGLNTFTSAIAQYFILAGSIGITTYGNREIAYHQQDKAKRSQIFWEISFLRFITIFLALLAYGVFLYFQKENLQIYLLQGLAILAAAFDISWYFMGVENFKRTVGRNFIVSLISVGCLFIFVRNESDLPIYVAIITGSPLIGNLSLWPYLKKEVYRPNFTSLKIKKHLYPTLMLFLPQIATQIYLVVNKNMIGMMDSIVHAGFFAQSDSIIKVTLSLVTSLGVVMLPRISNMFAEKDYEGIKRTVTRSFDIMSSLAIPIMFGIMGISLKFAPFFFGSSFDQVGTLMMIEAPIVVFIAWSNVLGIQYLLPLNKMKYFTTSVTIGAVLNVLINLLFIPLFGVIGAMFGTVIAEGAVTVYQMYILRIDFDIKSLLTRTWKYTIAGFIMFLLVFYMSQNMLMNLATLAIQIFVGMLVYSVIITLLKSEVTEMIKGIFRKRKEEKLNENQ, from the coding sequence TTGAAAGTCTTAAAAAACTATATTCTTAATAGTTCTTATCAACTTCTTATTGTAATTATACCTATAATCACAATACCTTATATTTCACGAGTATTAGGACCAGAAGGTATTGGTCTCAATACTTTTACGAGCGCTATCGCCCAATATTTCATCCTTGCGGGGAGTATTGGAATTACAACTTATGGTAATCGAGAAATAGCTTATCATCAACAAGATAAAGCTAAAAGAAGCCAAATTTTTTGGGAAATATCTTTTTTAAGATTTATTACCATTTTTTTGGCTTTATTGGCCTATGGTGTCTTCCTATATTTCCAAAAGGAAAACCTCCAGATTTATCTTTTGCAAGGCTTGGCTATTCTGGCTGCCGCTTTTGATATTTCATGGTACTTTATGGGAGTTGAGAATTTTAAGCGTACAGTTGGAAGAAATTTTATTGTTTCACTTATCTCCGTTGGCTGCTTGTTTATATTTGTTCGTAATGAATCAGATTTGCCAATTTATGTAGCTATTATCACAGGTTCTCCTTTGATTGGTAATCTTTCACTTTGGCCTTATTTGAAAAAAGAAGTTTATAGGCCGAATTTTACCAGCTTAAAAATTAAAAAACATTTGTACCCTACGCTTATGTTATTTCTCCCACAGATTGCCACACAAATTTATTTAGTTGTCAATAAGAATATGATTGGTATGATGGATTCTATTGTTCATGCAGGCTTCTTTGCCCAATCCGACAGTATTATTAAAGTTACCTTATCTTTAGTGACTTCTTTGGGCGTTGTCATGCTCCCTAGAATTTCTAACATGTTTGCGGAGAAGGATTACGAAGGAATCAAAAGAACTGTAACTCGGTCTTTTGATATTATGAGTTCCCTAGCTATTCCAATTATGTTTGGAATAATGGGAATCTCTCTGAAATTCGCTCCATTTTTCTTTGGTTCTTCTTTTGATCAGGTAGGAACTTTGATGATGATAGAAGCACCGATTGTTGTTTTTATTGCTTGGAGTAATGTTTTAGGGATTCAGTATTTATTACCACTGAATAAAATGAAATACTTTACAACTTCAGTAACTATTGGGGCGGTCTTAAATGTTTTGATCAACCTTCTATTTATCCCCTTATTTGGAGTGATTGGCGCAATGTTTGGGACAGTCATTGCGGAAGGTGCAGTGACTGTCTATCAAATGTATATTTTGAGAATTGATTTTGATATTAAATCTCTTTTGACAAGAACTTGGAAATATACAATAGCTGGTTTTATCATGTTCCTTTTGGTATTTTATATGAGTCAAAATATGCTGATGAACCTCGCAACACTTGCCATTCAAATTTTTGTAGGCATGTTGGTTTATTCAGTAATTATTACCTTATTGAAAAGTGAGGTAACAGAAATGATTAAGGGGATATTTCGGAAACGGAAAGAAGAAAAGCTAAATGAAAATCAATAA